The segment GCTCAAATGCGATGGAGCTGAAGAGATACTGGAGAAGATAAGAGTTGTACAGTCAGATACGTTAAGTATGGTCCAAGGAAACTATACAGGAGGTAGCACAACATCCGAGGGAAGCTGCGCAGCTGTTCGTCTCTGCTGCGAAACCTTGGTCAAGAGATTGAAACCTCTGATGGAGAAATCGGGTGGTCCCATCAGCTGGAATAAATTGATTTCTCAGGTTTTTTAAAGAGACTCACTGATTgcttcttgatttttttttctttcattaatTATTCTTTTATGTACAAACGCAGGCCTATGCTCAGTCAGTGAGCTTATCAGCTAGTGACTTGTATACTCCAGAAGAAACTCCCACAAAGTACCTTAACTATGGTGTTGCAGTTAGCGAGGTAagcttctttctctcttttgtgTATTCTCCCAGAGAAATCGAGTAACTTTTGGTAATATTAATTATCAATCAAATATATAGGTTGAGGTAGACCTTGTGACCGGACAGACAGACCACGGTTCTACAGACAGATATCTTATATGACTCCGGAAAAAGCCTCAATCCGGCTGTCGATTTAGGACAGGtgaattattataataataatagtagagCACACAAACACATACACACTGATGATATTCTTCTTCCCTTACAATTGTGatggttttttttatttttttttaattcggtCTTCAGATTGAAGGAGCTTTTGTGCAAGGACTTGGTTTTTTCATGCTTGAAGAGTACTTAACCGATTCAGAAGGACTGCTTATGACGGACAGCACATGGACATACAAGATACCGACTGTAGATACCATCCCAAGACAGTTCAACGTCGAGATGCTGAACAGTGGACGCCATGAAAAGCGTGTACTCTCTTCTAAAGGTCCGTAGTTTttacacacacaaaaaattaaaaaaaaaacattttcagatATTTAGGAATCAACTTTTCaatcatatagttttttttttgtatgtaaaTACAGCTTCAGGAGAGCCTCCTTTGCTACTGGCAGCTTCGGTGCACTGCGCTACAAGAGAGGCGATTAAAGAAGCGCGGAAACAGCTAAGGATGTGGAAGGGTGAGAATGGTCCGAGTTTAATGTTTCAGTTGCCAGTTCCAGCTTCAATGCCCGTTGTCAAGGAGCTATGTGGTTTAGACGTCGTTGAAAGCCATTTGGAGTGGAAATCCCTAGTTAACTCGAGTTTATGAGTTAACAGAAAATCTTTATATGCTTAAGACTAGGTGTTTCGATATAATTATCTTATACTTAATATACATAGCGTTACTAATTCAAACACCAGTTGATTGTTATGCTTTCAAAGAACGACTAAAATCACAAAGACATAACAATTTATAAGGTTCTTGTCGATTGTTTAGCAAAATGGGAGATCAAGCGAGTGGCGTCTACTACCTAACAGTATATAACACCACTGCCAACAAATTATAAGgttcttttcttatttctgGTACGgttcaaacaaaacaaagcatAAAGCTGTTTTTACATAAGAACGAAAAAAAACAGTCTCCAATTTAAGCCCGAGAAAACGTTTAGACACAACTGCAAAGCTAAgtgatgctgctgctgctgctgctgctgcttagTGAAGGCTGCGCATGATGCCATGAATGTATCCTCCGGTCATAATGAAAGACATGAAGGACACGACTCCAGCCGGAAATATCTTCTTGGAACCCATGTACCGAGTTCCCATCACCCACGTTAATGCACCCGCCATCACTTTTTTGTTTAACAAAACACAATTCTCAGGCGTTATTATGAGagaatatagttttttttcattcatagagaaaaaaagtaaaaaaaaaaacctctgtTCTTTCCTTACCTACACCAATGGTTGAAGCAAGAACAGGTTTAGTAGGGAGCTCACGGAAGACAAAGAGCAGAACAGCAGCTGAAACTCCACCCGCAATCGCTGATTTCTGGCTTCCGCTCTTCACATAACCCATCAGCCCACCAACTGTTACATATTGAATCATCACTTTTAGAGGTAAAGCATAACGGATTGAATACATTTCTCAATAAGTCAACTTCATAGTTTAGATAAGCCAAATTCAAAAAAACAGAAACCCTAAAAAGCGAATCTGACCTCCGACAAGGAAGGCGTAACCGAGAGTCAACTTCTGCGACATGGACAAAGGCGTCTTCCCACCACTCTCCTCTTTCTCCTCATTATCATCGCCGCCTCCCCCGCCGCCGCCGAACTTGTCCCCTCCGATTCCACCATCACTTCCTCCTCCGCCGATCGCAGGTTCAACTTCAACAGATTTGGCTCCCGAATCTACTGCGCATCTAACCGTAATAGTCTTGGCACCGAAGGGGAGTCTTTGGTGACGACCGGATTTGAACGCTAGAGGATGGAAACCTTTGGAGTTAGTGAAGGCGAGACTTTGGATCGGTGAAGAAGCAGAAGGGGTGAGGAGGAGCCTGGGTCTCACGTTAAGGAGAGAAGACTGTGCCGGCGAACTCAGTAGCAACTCCGCCATTTTCTTCGTTTTGACAACTAAATAATTTGCCAAACAAAGTCAAAAGAGATGGCGATCGATTCTGAAATGGTGCGACTCAAGGAAGAAGAACAGATACACTTTTTGGGCTGATTACTCACTCTCTTCGTCACAATTTCCTCAGGCTCTTGCATTTGGGCCAACAATAATGGGCCTTAAAGGTAAAGCTACGCACTATTCAGTATGACCCACCATATATAGATTTGACAGCATGGTCGTTCCTTAGTATAAGAAAATTACTCCATGTGCacataaaaataactaaaattcaGTATCTGACCAAAAACACccctctttctcttcctatATCTTTCTAATCTCTCACTGAAAATCACTAAAAATCTAAttactcctttttttttgttttttttttggcaaataGGCCCTAGATTATAACACATTTGTTgttgttattttcttaaacattACATTTTATTAAGTTTGGACTTTTAGTTTAGAGTTTTCAATGGTTTAAATAACAAGCATCATATTTTAATACATCtagtgataaaaatataaattatcaaCATATTTTACTAGTAACTAGTTACtgctttaaaataatttattatatttatgtaaactataaacacatcaaattaaaaaaaaattaaaaacttaaaataaaatatgaaaaacaaaaattaaaatctaaaaacactTATGTGTTAACTATTTTCAGGTTTTaacaatcaaaatattttgatatattttagtggtgatttctaaatattttaatagtttttgtaTACTTTAAATAAATCAGTAGtttttagaaaactaaaaatatagcacaaccaaaatataaaaaataaaatattcaaaagtcaaaaccaatatctgtaaattaaaaaccaaaatctaaaactttaaaatcaaaAAGGTAAAAGTAAAAACTACTAGTAAAAAGTTAAagcctaagtttttttttttttttgtaaccataGCCTAagttatataaaacaaaagaaaaatctgaCAGAGAAACCGGAATAAATAAAGCTTGAAAATTCCGGTTCAAATGGGCGTGACATCGTTTCGACGAGTAAGACATTTCCTTCCTGttatttaaaaggaaaaaaacgaGAAAATAGATCTAGCTAGTGGCTCGTTTCGCTGCTTCagatctctcttcctcttcggTCAATGGAATAAATCAAAACAACCAGAGAGCACAGGCATTTTCTCTCTCCAGAGAGAGATTCAATTCCCTCGACGATCTACTTCTATTTCTATTTCGTTCGATCGATCGAAGTGTTTGATTGTTTTTAGGGGGAATTTCGCGAATAAGATATGGCGGCAGGTGGATTCGTGACCCGAGCATTCGAGACGATGCTCAAGGAATCTGGAGGCAAGAAGTTTCCTGATCTCCAGAAAGCCATTCAAGCGTATCAAGGTTCAGATCTCCCTCTCTCATCTGCTAGTTGTTAGGCCTTAGATCA is part of the Raphanus sativus cultivar WK10039 chromosome 5, ASM80110v3, whole genome shotgun sequence genome and harbors:
- the LOC108861734 gene encoding protein FATTY ACID EXPORT 2, chloroplastic: MAELLLSSPAQSSLLNVRPRLLLTPSASSPIQSLAFTNSKGFHPLAFKSGRHQRLPFGAKTITVRCAVDSGAKSVEVEPAIGGGGSDGGIGGDKFGGGGGGGDDNEEKEESGGKTPLSMSQKLTLGYAFLVGVGGLMGYVKSGSQKSAIAGGVSAAVLLFVFRELPTKPVLASTIGVVMAGALTWVMGTRYMGSKKIFPAGVVSFMSFIMTGGYIHGIMRSLH